One window of Bdellovibrionales bacterium genomic DNA carries:
- a CDS encoding phosphatidylglycerophosphatase A, with the protein MSTSTAINSISKWIATGLGVGYIRPAPGTWGSALAMILVYFTSAHYLITIALTILAYITIYVYEKNHEHDDPTVVIDEIAGIYLSFLFLPLTLPILTAGFLLFRFYDILKPFPISWVDKNTPGAFGSLLDDMLAGALTAATIHLIVHLGWLS; encoded by the coding sequence TTGTCTACATCAACCGCGATAAACAGCATCAGCAAATGGATCGCCACCGGCCTCGGTGTCGGCTACATCCGCCCTGCTCCCGGCACCTGGGGCAGCGCCCTCGCGATGATCCTGGTCTACTTCACCTCTGCCCACTATTTAATCACCATCGCTCTCACCATCCTCGCCTACATCACCATTTACGTTTACGAAAAAAACCACGAGCACGACGACCCCACCGTCGTCATTGATGAAATCGCAGGCATATACTTATCATTTTTATTTTTACCACTAACACTGCCAATTTTAACAGCAGGCTTCCTCCTATTTCGATTTTACGACATCCTAAAACCTTTCCCCATCTCCTGGGTCGACAAAAACACACCCGGAGCCTTCGGCAGCCTCCTCGATGACATGCTCGCTGGAGCCTTGACCGCAGCCACAATCCATCTGATTGTACACCTCGGCTGGCTCTCCTGA